In the Leptospiraceae bacterium genome, one interval contains:
- a CDS encoding lysoplasmalogenase produces MLNNFILLGILHLVVSFYFPESQIGSLATKGLPILLLILYLSKKIGIHSHLKKFIFFGLFFSLIGDYLLIFPEYFVFGLGSFLFGHIFYIIGFSKGASVSVIKSIPIFLVGGGLFYIMYPGLGAMKIPVLFYIITISTMVWRAFSRSNVNRNSYLAGVFGACIFFISDSLIGIDKFYSHIFSTSVQKFLVMTTYYIGQFLIYKAAEKE; encoded by the coding sequence ATGCTCAACAACTTTATTTTACTCGGGATTTTACATTTAGTAGTTTCATTTTACTTTCCGGAAAGCCAAATTGGCTCTTTGGCAACCAAAGGGCTTCCCATTTTACTTTTAATTTTGTATCTATCAAAGAAAATAGGGATTCATTCTCATTTAAAAAAGTTTATTTTTTTTGGTCTATTTTTTTCTTTAATCGGAGACTATCTATTGATTTTCCCTGAATATTTTGTTTTTGGGCTTGGGTCATTTCTATTCGGTCATATTTTTTATATTATTGGATTTTCAAAAGGAGCGAGTGTTTCCGTAATCAAATCTATTCCGATTTTTTTAGTTGGAGGAGGCTTATTTTATATAATGTACCCTGGTCTCGGGGCTATGAAAATCCCTGTCTTATTTTATATAATCACAATCAGCACTATGGTATGGAGGGCATTTTCTAGAAGTAACGTAAATAGAAACTCATACCTTGCAGGAGTGTTTGGGGCTTGTATATTTTTTATTTCAGACTCTTTAATAGGAATTGATAAGTTCTATAGTCACATTTTTTCTACATCAGTTCAGAAATTTTTGGTAATGACTACGTATTATATCGGTCAATTTTTAATATATAAAGCAGCAGAAAAAGAATGA
- a CDS encoding ferritin family protein, translating to MSLLKNTSFLDAVAAAIQHEKDCFDFYLRMNEEISDPLVKELFQELAEDVENHLILIEEIYQDALGGKKLPNLKQLAAIHKFHSTTIQKFMRKLDRNTKVDVKGDALDAIQVALREGEDARDFYAKMRNKFSDPNVRLLFQRLSYFNEENRALLQFHYIFLKERLNFEEDFFWNDLDLIDEANESGRTPLVIRMSSESIQKKGNPILKKRNAPVKKKTKLSAKSKTKPKTKPTKSKTQSKKKLKKK from the coding sequence ATGTCGTTATTGAAAAATACATCTTTCTTAGATGCAGTGGCAGCGGCCATCCAACACGAAAAGGATTGCTTTGATTTTTATCTTAGAATGAATGAAGAGATTTCAGACCCTTTGGTTAAGGAGCTATTTCAAGAGCTTGCAGAAGACGTGGAGAACCACCTTATTTTGATAGAAGAAATTTACCAAGACGCACTGGGTGGGAAAAAACTCCCCAACCTAAAACAACTTGCTGCAATCCATAAATTTCATTCTACAACCATCCAAAAATTTATGAGGAAATTGGACAGAAATACAAAGGTTGATGTAAAGGGAGATGCGTTAGACGCTATCCAAGTGGCTCTTCGAGAAGGAGAAGATGCAAGAGATTTTTATGCAAAGATGAGAAATAAATTTAGTGACCCGAATGTGAGGTTGTTATTTCAAAGGTTGTCGTATTTTAATGAAGAGAATAGAGCACTTTTGCAGTTTCATTATATTTTTTTGAAAGAAAGGTTAAATTTTGAAGAAGATTTTTTTTGGAATGATTTAGACTTAATCGATGAAGCAAATGAAAGCGGTAGAACTCCTCTTGTGATTAGGATGTCTTCTGAATCAATTCAAAAAAAAGGAAACCCTATCTTGAAAAAAAGGAATGCTCCGGTAAAAAAGAAAACCAAACTTTCGGCTAAGTCAAAAACAAAACCAAAGACAAAGCCAACCAAGTCGAAAACCCAGTCCAAAAAGAAGCTAAAGAAAAAATAG
- a CDS encoding Uma2 family endonuclease, protein MVQALLENPEIRKLVTPFTVEKYHLMYEQGLISEKTELLEGVVIEKMPKNPIHTATLNKIFYFFISKILPPYSVRKEDPISFDISEPEPDISIVDYREDSYSLFHPSFAHLVVEVANTSLELDRQKSFIYSKGKIPEYWIINLNENTVEVYTNPTEDGYQNKLIRQKNEEITPTFSKSIQFQLINFL, encoded by the coding sequence ATGGTACAAGCCTTATTAGAAAATCCTGAAATTCGTAAATTAGTTACTCCTTTTACAGTAGAAAAATACCACTTAATGTATGAGCAAGGCTTGATCTCGGAAAAAACAGAATTATTGGAAGGAGTGGTAATTGAAAAAATGCCAAAAAATCCTATTCATACTGCAACTTTAAATAAAATATTTTATTTTTTCATTTCTAAGATTTTACCTCCTTATTCAGTCCGAAAGGAAGACCCGATTTCTTTTGATATTTCAGAACCTGAGCCGGATATTTCTATCGTAGATTATAGAGAAGATTCCTATTCCTTGTTTCACCCAAGCTTTGCACACCTTGTGGTTGAAGTCGCAAACACTTCACTCGAACTCGACAGACAAAAATCTTTTATATATTCCAAAGGAAAAATCCCTGAATACTGGATCATTAACTTAAACGAAAATACTGTTGAGGTTTACACAAACCCTACAGAAGATGGGTATCAAAATAAATTAATTCGTCAAAAAAATGAAGAAATAACTCCTACGTTTTCTAAATCCATACAATTTCAATTAATAAATTTTCTGTAG
- a CDS encoding saccharopine dehydrogenase family protein yields the protein MKKNVLIIGAGGVAHVAAHKCAQNNDTLGDICIASRKLDKCEKIIESVKRKGNMKDNSKKIYARQIDAFDVNATVQLIKDTNSEIVLNLGTAYINMSVLEACLEAKVTYMDTAIHEDPDKVCEDPPWYANYEWKRKDRCTEKGINAILGIGFDPGVVNAWAALAVKHHFDKIDTIDILDVNAGSHGKYFATNFDPEINFREFSKVWTWIDRKWVEKQMHSEKWIYDFPVVGKQPIYLTGHDELHSLSKNIDANSIRFWMGFGDHYLNVFSVLKNIGMLSEKPVKTAEGLEVIPLKVLKAVLPDPGSLAPTYTGYTCIGDLVKGTKDGKHKEIFIYNSCDHALCYKEVESQAISYTAGVPPVAAAILVAKGIWNPKTMVNVEELDPDPLIEILNKIGLPTVIEDRTPK from the coding sequence TTGAAGAAAAATGTGTTAATTATTGGTGCGGGAGGGGTTGCCCACGTTGCTGCACACAAATGCGCTCAAAATAACGATACGTTAGGCGATATATGTATCGCTTCAAGAAAGCTCGACAAGTGCGAGAAAATTATCGAAAGCGTGAAAAGAAAAGGAAATATGAAAGACAATTCTAAAAAAATTTACGCAAGGCAAATCGACGCTTTCGATGTTAACGCTACCGTACAACTAATAAAAGATACAAACTCAGAAATAGTATTAAACCTTGGCACAGCGTATATTAATATGTCTGTTCTGGAAGCCTGCCTCGAAGCAAAAGTTACCTACATGGACACTGCCATCCACGAAGACCCCGATAAAGTTTGTGAAGACCCTCCTTGGTATGCAAACTACGAATGGAAAAGAAAAGATCGCTGCACAGAAAAAGGAATTAATGCAATACTCGGAATAGGATTTGACCCCGGTGTTGTAAACGCTTGGGCAGCTCTTGCTGTAAAGCACCACTTCGACAAAATTGATACAATAGATATTTTAGATGTAAACGCAGGAAGCCACGGAAAATATTTTGCAACAAATTTTGATCCGGAAATTAATTTTAGAGAATTTAGCAAGGTCTGGACTTGGATTGATCGAAAATGGGTAGAAAAACAGATGCACTCCGAAAAATGGATTTATGATTTTCCTGTAGTAGGGAAGCAACCGATTTATCTCACAGGCCACGATGAGCTACATTCACTGTCAAAAAATATAGATGCAAACAGTATTCGGTTTTGGATGGGTTTTGGCGACCACTACCTAAACGTATTCAGTGTCTTAAAAAATATCGGGATGCTTTCTGAAAAGCCCGTAAAGACCGCGGAAGGATTAGAAGTAATTCCACTAAAAGTTTTAAAAGCAGTTTTACCTGACCCGGGGTCACTTGCACCTACTTATACAGGATACACTTGTATCGGAGATCTTGTAAAAGGCACAAAAGACGGTAAGCATAAAGAAATTTTTATTTATAACTCTTGTGACCACGCTTTGTGTTACAAAGAAGTTGAATCTCAAGCGATTTCTTATACCGCAGGAGTTCCCCCAGTTGCTGCTGCAATACTTGTAGCCAAAGGAATATGGAATCCTAAGACTATGGTGAACGTAGAAGAGTTAGACCCGGATCCTTTAATTGAAATATTAAATAAAATCGGACTTCCTACCGTTATAGAAGACAGAACTCCAAAATAG
- the scpA gene encoding methylmalonyl-CoA mutase, whose product MPDTTPIEDWEKLAKEADLRGKDVSSLNWDSPEGITWKPLYTLEDLEKLELTNTLPGIFPFIRGPRATMYSHRPWTIRQYAGFSTAEESNAFYRKNLAGGQKGLSVAFDLATHRGYDSDHERVIGDVGKAGVAIDSVEDMKILFNEIPLKEMSVSMTMNGAVIPILAMFIVAGEEQGAKLEELSGTIQNDILKEFMVRNTYIYPPKPSMKIIGDIIEYTSKNMPRFNSISISGYHIQEAGGNAVQELAYTIADGLEYVKTAIDRGLEIDDFAPRLSFFFGIGMNFFMEIAKLRAARLLWAEVIQKFNPRNPMSMALRTHCQTSGWSLTEQDPYNNVIRTTIEAMAAVLGGTQSLHTNALDEAVALPTEFSARIARNTQLIIQNETQIPRVIDPLGGSYFIESLTHSIVNEAKKLMKEVEDHGGMASAVEAGLPKMKIEESSAKRQALIDQGIEVIVGVNKFKLKDESPIEFLDIDNTAVRNKQIARLKEIKSKRDSSRVEKALDDITESAKSGKGNLLELAVTASRLRATVGEISYAMEKVFGRHKAMIRTISGVYSNLSQKNDLFNQAVKRIEEFAKKEGRRPRMMVVKMGQDGHDRGAKIISTAFADMGFDVDVAPLFQTPSEVAKQAIENDVHIIGVSSQAAGHKTLIPELIKILKKDNAGDIKIIAGGVIPPQDYDFLYKEGVSAIFGPGTVIPEAALKVLELLKK is encoded by the coding sequence ATGCCGGATACAACTCCGATAGAAGACTGGGAAAAATTAGCAAAAGAAGCTGACCTAAGAGGAAAAGATGTTTCTTCTCTAAACTGGGACTCTCCTGAGGGAATTACATGGAAGCCGCTTTATACCTTAGAAGACTTAGAAAAACTCGAACTTACAAACACACTCCCTGGAATTTTTCCGTTTATTCGAGGTCCGAGGGCTACCATGTATTCTCATCGTCCATGGACTATTCGACAATATGCGGGATTTTCCACAGCAGAAGAGTCTAACGCATTCTATAGAAAAAATCTTGCAGGCGGCCAAAAAGGTCTTTCCGTAGCTTTTGATTTGGCTACACACAGAGGGTATGACTCTGACCATGAAAGGGTAATTGGAGATGTAGGGAAGGCAGGAGTTGCAATCGACTCTGTAGAAGACATGAAGATTCTTTTTAACGAGATCCCGTTAAAAGAAATGTCTGTATCCATGACAATGAATGGCGCAGTTATACCAATCCTTGCCATGTTTATCGTAGCAGGCGAAGAGCAAGGTGCGAAATTAGAAGAGCTTTCCGGTACGATTCAAAACGATATTCTAAAAGAATTTATGGTTAGAAATACCTATATCTATCCACCGAAACCTTCCATGAAAATCATAGGAGATATTATCGAATACACTTCTAAGAATATGCCGCGGTTTAATTCTATTTCTATAAGTGGTTACCATATCCAAGAGGCAGGAGGGAATGCAGTACAAGAATTAGCCTATACAATAGCAGACGGTTTAGAGTATGTAAAGACTGCAATCGACAGGGGTCTTGAAATAGATGATTTTGCTCCGAGACTATCTTTCTTTTTTGGAATTGGGATGAATTTTTTTATGGAGATTGCAAAGCTAAGAGCGGCAAGACTTCTTTGGGCTGAGGTTATTCAAAAATTCAACCCCAGAAATCCGATGAGTATGGCTCTTAGAACCCATTGTCAAACCTCAGGGTGGAGTCTCACAGAGCAAGACCCTTACAATAATGTAATCAGAACGACAATAGAAGCAATGGCAGCCGTACTTGGTGGAACTCAAAGCCTCCACACAAATGCACTTGATGAGGCAGTTGCGCTTCCTACAGAATTTTCGGCAAGAATAGCTCGAAATACACAGCTAATCATCCAAAATGAAACCCAAATCCCAAGAGTCATAGACCCGCTTGGTGGATCGTATTTTATAGAATCTCTCACCCATTCCATTGTAAATGAAGCAAAGAAACTAATGAAAGAAGTAGAAGACCATGGTGGAATGGCGAGTGCAGTTGAGGCAGGACTGCCTAAGATGAAAATAGAAGAGTCTTCCGCCAAAAGGCAAGCTCTTATAGATCAAGGGATTGAGGTAATCGTAGGTGTAAATAAATTCAAATTAAAAGACGAGTCTCCTATTGAATTTTTGGATATAGACAATACCGCAGTTCGAAATAAACAAATTGCAAGACTAAAAGAAATCAAATCCAAAAGAGATTCAAGTAGAGTAGAGAAGGCGTTAGACGACATCACTGAATCGGCAAAATCCGGAAAAGGAAATTTATTGGAGTTAGCGGTAACTGCTTCAAGGCTAAGGGCAACCGTTGGAGAAATATCTTATGCAATGGAAAAAGTTTTTGGTCGGCATAAAGCAATGATTAGAACAATCAGTGGGGTATATTCTAACTTGAGTCAAAAAAACGATTTATTCAATCAGGCAGTAAAAAGAATAGAAGAATTTGCAAAAAAAGAAGGCAGACGACCCAGAATGATGGTAGTAAAGATGGGGCAAGACGGGCACGACAGAGGAGCAAAAATTATTTCTACTGCATTTGCAGATATGGGATTTGATGTAGATGTTGCACCCCTTTTCCAGACCCCCTCTGAGGTAGCCAAGCAAGCTATCGAAAATGACGTTCATATCATCGGTGTTTCTTCTCAAGCAGCCGGGCATAAAACTCTTATCCCTGAGCTTATAAAAATTTTAAAGAAAGATAATGCAGGAGATATAAAAATTATAGCGGGTGGAGTGATCCCTCCCCAAGACTACGATTTTTTATACAAAGAAGGAGTATCTGCAATTTTTGGCCCGGGTACGGTAATTCCTGAAGCAGCTCTAAAGGTATTAGAACTATTAAAGAAATAA
- a CDS encoding DUF2505 family protein produces MKYTVSHKFEVPLADLLKAREERYQQLDKFPELKNVTLLEETKNGSKIFQKRKINLGASLPQVVATLMDDPSLIEESSFDLDTNTHEFKLSPPNNDKIVTIKGVSVYRELSPTSSERVYEVEVKSEIFLVSPLIEAAIEEIHKHSLEKDRASINSFLGK; encoded by the coding sequence ATGAAATACACCGTCTCGCATAAATTTGAAGTTCCCTTAGCCGATCTTTTGAAAGCCAGAGAAGAACGCTACCAGCAATTGGATAAATTCCCTGAATTAAAAAATGTCACTCTTTTAGAAGAAACAAAAAATGGTTCAAAGATTTTTCAAAAAAGGAAAATCAACCTTGGAGCCTCCCTACCTCAAGTAGTGGCTACACTAATGGATGACCCTTCTTTAATAGAAGAATCGAGTTTTGACTTAGATACAAATACCCACGAATTCAAATTGTCTCCTCCAAACAACGATAAGATTGTAACTATCAAAGGAGTTAGCGTTTATAGAGAATTATCCCCAACTTCTTCTGAAAGGGTTTATGAGGTTGAGGTGAAGTCAGAGATATTTTTGGTTAGCCCATTGATAGAAGCAGCTATAGAAGAAATCCATAAACACAGCCTCGAGAAAGATAGGGCTTCGATTAATAGTTTTCTGGGGAAATAA
- a CDS encoding TerC family protein, with protein sequence MFQLNFTEINHEIILFILFNVIVIFMLILDLGILTKKEGPISLKKAGYWTLIWVGVSMLFAVFIYFYDTDPNDPSKNRVKTMEFLAGYLLEYSLSIDNLFVFIMIFQKFRIGPAYQPEILKWGIIGAVVLRAIMILLGASLVAKFGWVLYVFGFFLIYTAYKMFTHKEEDESFHPENNMIYKLVKKVFHISHHDHHAHKFFIKENGKLMVTPLFVVLCLIETSDVMFALDSIPAVFSITQDPFIVYTSNIFAILGLRSLYFMISGVMDLFVHLKTGVALILVFVGFKMILPLICEIANIPVVHIPIAISLAVIVSVLITSILFSLPDFQKNKKKKS encoded by the coding sequence ATGTTTCAATTAAATTTTACAGAAATCAATCACGAAATAATCTTATTTATTCTTTTCAATGTAATAGTTATTTTCATGTTGATTTTAGATTTGGGGATTTTGACTAAAAAGGAAGGTCCCATTTCCTTAAAAAAAGCAGGGTATTGGACTTTGATCTGGGTTGGGGTTTCCATGCTTTTTGCGGTTTTTATTTACTTTTATGATACCGACCCAAACGACCCTTCTAAAAATCGAGTGAAGACTATGGAGTTTTTAGCGGGCTATTTACTCGAATATTCTCTATCCATCGACAATCTTTTTGTATTTATTATGATTTTTCAAAAGTTCAGAATCGGTCCCGCATACCAGCCTGAAATTTTAAAATGGGGGATTATCGGAGCTGTAGTGCTTAGGGCGATTATGATCTTACTTGGGGCATCTCTTGTAGCAAAATTCGGTTGGGTCTTGTATGTATTCGGTTTTTTCCTGATCTATACAGCCTACAAAATGTTTACACACAAAGAAGAGGACGAGAGTTTTCATCCTGAAAACAATATGATTTACAAATTAGTAAAAAAAGTATTCCATATAAGTCACCACGACCACCACGCTCATAAATTTTTCATTAAAGAAAACGGGAAATTAATGGTAACACCTCTATTTGTAGTTCTTTGCCTTATAGAAACAAGCGATGTAATGTTTGCCTTGGACTCAATCCCTGCTGTATTTTCTATAACCCAAGACCCTTTTATAGTTTACACATCCAATATTTTTGCGATTCTCGGACTCAGGTCTTTGTATTTTATGATAAGCGGAGTTATGGATTTATTTGTTCACCTAAAAACTGGGGTTGCCTTAATTCTTGTATTTGTAGGTTTCAAGATGATCCTGCCTCTTATCTGTGAGATCGCAAATATACCGGTGGTTCACATTCCTATTGCAATTTCTTTAGCGGTAATAGTCAGTGTCCTAATCACATCCATACTATTTTCATTACCCGATTTTCAAAAAAACAAAAAAAAGAAATCATAA